In Populus alba chromosome 1, ASM523922v2, whole genome shotgun sequence, a single window of DNA contains:
- the LOC118027925 gene encoding HVA22-like protein f, translating into MAQRTEIKHFNMGVLGVVAKRLDAFVGPGIMLVFPLYASLRAIESPSALDDQQWLTYWIIYSFISIFELSFWRILVWLPFWPYIKLLFCMWLVLPVFSGASYIYMNFVRKYVKFGGTVDGGYPEERKKVLQMLSLDARIAVNQYADKNGWSAVEKAIKAAEREVKKSY; encoded by the exons ATGGCTCAAAG GACAGAGATTAAGCATTTCAACATGGGTGTTCTTGGTGTAGTTGCAAAGCGTTTGGATGCATTTGTCGG GCCCGGAATCATGCTTGTTTTTCCACT GTATGCATCATTGCGAGCCATCGAAAGCCCTTCAGCTCTTGATGACCAACAGTGGCTAACCTATTGGATAATATACTCTTTCATTTCCATTTTCGAGCTATCATTTTGGAGAATCCTAGTTTG GCTACCCTTCTGGCCATACATAAAGTTGTTGTTTTGTATGTGGCTGGTACTGCCCGTTTTCAGTGGGGCTTCATATATCTATATGAACTTTGTGAGGAAGTATGTCAAGTTTGGTGGCACAGTGGATGGGGGTTAcccagaagaaagaaagaaggttcTCCAGATGCTGAGCCTTGATGCAAGGATTGCAGTGAACCAATATGCTGATAAAAATGGATGGAGTGCTGTGGAAAAAGCTATCAAAGCT GCTGAAAGAGAAGTAAAGAAGAGCTATTGA
- the LOC118027924 gene encoding protochlorophyllide-dependent translocon component 52, chloroplastic, with product MELLRTYSVSTILVPTSISKTQFTKPNFLNFQFNPIPSSCLLRIHGKTSSKSKIFTISPSPSSVSTDSIGPPEPEVEVETKGEKFDWYAQWYPLMPVCDLDKRVPHAKKVLGLDVVVWWDRNESEWKVFDDTCPHRLAPLSEGRIDQWGRLQCVYHGWCFNGSGDCKLIPQAPPDGPPVHTFKKACVAAYPSTLHHDIVWFWPNTDPQYKDIILKKQPPFIPELEDPSYTRTMGNRDIAYGYDVLVENLMDPAHVPYAHYGIMRTQTPKVKVDREGGRPVVLSVKKLDINGFDGDQEWGISKFIAPCIFYAYTKPLENQGNGAASSAGTRKPSAQRKMALIFICIPVSPGNSRLIWVFPRNFGVWIDKVVPRWIFHVGQNLILDSDLYLLHVEERKIMDAGPANWQKACFVPTKSDALVVGFRRWLNKYAGGEVDWKGKYSGALPPTPPREQLMDRYWSHVVNCRSCNAAHKGLNALEVVLQVASLAFVGIVAATKQNVMSLAARNTMIAMAVVCFAGSKLLAHFIYKNFHYHDYNHAFR from the exons ATGGAACTTTTAAGAACTTACTCTGTCTCAACAATTCTTGTCCCAACTTCAATAAGCAAAACCCAATTTACCAAACctaatttcttgaattttcagtttaatccaATACCCAGTTCATGTCTCTTACGAATTCATGGAAAAACATCATCAAAATCCAAGATTTTTACCATATCACCATCACCGTCCTCCGTTTCAACAGACTCGATTGGCCCACCTGAGCCAGAGGTTGAGGTTGAAACTAAAGGAGAGAAGTTTGATTGGTATGCTCAGTGGTATCCACTCATGCCAGTTTGTGATCTGGACAAAAGGGTGCCACATGCAAAGAAAGTGTTGGGTCTTGATGTTGTGGTATGGTGGGATAGGAATGAGAGTGAATGGAAGGTCTTTGATGATACTTGTCCTCATAGGTTGGCTCCATTGTCTGAAGGAAGGATCGATCAGTGGGGGAGGTTGCAGTGTGTGTACCATGGTTGGTGCTTCAATGGCTCTGGTGACTGCAAGCTCATCCCTCAAGCACCTCCGGATGGTCCTcca GTCCACACATTCAAGAAAGCATGTGTAGCTGCTTATCCAAGCACTTTGCATCATGACATTGTATGGTTTTGGCCGAACACTGATCCACAATacaaagatattattttgaagaaacaaCCGCCCTTCATCCCAGAATTGGAAGATCCATCCTATACCAGAACAATGGGAAATAGAGATATTGCATACGG GTATGATGTCTTGGTTGAAAACCTGATGGATCCTGCTCATGTTCCCTATGCACACTATGGAATCATGAGAACACAAACACCGAAAG TGAAGGTTGATAGAGAAGGGGGCAGACCTGTTGTATTGAGTGTCAAGAAACTAGACATAAATGGTTTTGATGGAGATCAGGAGTGGGGTATTAGTAAATTTATCGCACCATGTATCTTTTATGCCTATACTAAACCTTTGGAGAATCAAGGTAATGGAGCTGCATCGTCAGCTGGGACCAGAAAG CCTTCTGCACAACGGAAAATGGCCTTAATTTTTATCTGCATTCCAGTTAGTCCAGGAAATAGCAGATTGATATGGGTCTTTCCTAGAAACTTTGGAGTTTGGATTGATAAAGTTGTTCCAAGATGGATTTTTCATGTGGGACAAAACCTAATTCTGGATTCAGACCTGTATCTTCTTCACGTGGAg GAGCGCAAGATCATGGATGCTGGCCCTGCCAACTGGCAAAAGGCTTGTTTTGTGCCAACAAAATCGGATGCCCTTGTGGTTGGTTTCAGAAGATGGTTAAACAAGTATGCTGGTGGCGAAGTTGATTGGAAAGGCAAGTACAGTGGGGCTCTTCCCCCAACTCCTCCCAGAGAACAGCTGATGGACAG GTACTGGTCCCATGTGGTAAACTGCCGCAGTTGCAATGCTGCACACAAGGGCCTCAATGCTCTAGAGGTTGTTCTGCAAGTCGCTTCTCTAGCTTTCGTTGGGATTGTTGCTGCAACCAAGCAGAATGTCATGTCACTAGCTGCAAGAAATACTATGATAGCAATGGCAGTAGTATGCTTTGCAGGATCAAAACTGTTGGCTCACTTCATCTACAAAAACTTCCATTACCATGACTACAATCATGCTTTTCGCTGA